The proteins below come from a single Fastidiosipila sp. genomic window:
- a CDS encoding peptidase U34, with protein MCDTMVALGNSTADSRVLFAKNSDRQPNERLVTIRVPRRHYPTGAKVKCTYIEIDQAEETHEVVLLKPHWMWGAEMGGNEYGLVIGNEAVFTKEPKGRDSLLGMDMLRLALERCRTSREAVDLLIDLLEVYGQGGNCGFEKKFTYHNAFLIADRTSAWVLETAGQYWAALEVRDVYSISNRLSIGSQFDLAHPRLISHAVEKGWCRSEADFDFARCYSEPVFTHFSGSKIRRQCSFDRLRRMKGRITVETMMEILRSHTPAYDKNPYRRSSISSVCMHAGFLFGDQTTGSYVVKLGHAVDTYWITGGSPACLGLFKPFFLAKGEAFSHGPDELEEAKSAWERREEIHRLALENRIKADDYKKDRDLLETKWVQGVNRLDLSSATEQELAEFVNTALKEEDKLLDYYLDQSEDKKPRVKGNPYFRHYWKKAIRDLRPEKR; from the coding sequence ATGTGTGACACCATGGTTGCCCTTGGAAATTCGACAGCAGACTCCAGGGTCCTCTTTGCCAAGAACAGCGACCGTCAACCCAATGAAAGGCTGGTGACCATCCGGGTTCCCCGGCGGCATTACCCTACAGGTGCAAAAGTGAAGTGCACCTATATTGAGATCGATCAGGCGGAGGAAACCCATGAGGTCGTTTTGTTGAAACCCCACTGGATGTGGGGGGCTGAAATGGGAGGCAATGAGTATGGCCTGGTTATCGGCAATGAAGCGGTCTTCACAAAAGAACCAAAAGGCCGGGACAGCCTGCTTGGCATGGATATGCTGCGCCTTGCCCTGGAACGCTGCCGGACAAGCCGTGAGGCTGTCGATTTGCTGATCGATCTGCTCGAAGTATATGGCCAGGGCGGCAACTGTGGCTTTGAGAAAAAGTTTACCTATCACAACGCCTTCCTGATCGCGGACCGGACCAGTGCCTGGGTCCTCGAGACAGCCGGCCAATACTGGGCAGCGCTCGAAGTCAGGGACGTGTATAGCATTTCAAACCGGCTTTCGATTGGAAGTCAATTCGATTTGGCCCATCCCCGCCTGATATCGCATGCGGTTGAAAAAGGCTGGTGCAGAAGTGAAGCGGATTTTGACTTTGCCCGTTGTTACAGTGAACCGGTATTCACCCACTTCAGCGGTTCCAAAATAAGACGTCAATGCAGCTTTGACCGCTTGCGCCGGATGAAGGGCCGGATCACCGTTGAAACCATGATGGAAATTTTGCGCAGTCATACGCCCGCCTACGATAAAAATCCCTATCGCAGAAGCTCGATCTCCAGTGTCTGCATGCATGCCGGCTTCCTGTTCGGTGATCAAACAACGGGAAGCTATGTTGTTAAGCTTGGACATGCAGTGGATACTTACTGGATCACCGGTGGTTCTCCCGCCTGCCTGGGGCTGTTTAAACCTTTTTTCCTGGCTAAGGGTGAAGCTTTCTCCCACGGCCCCGATGAATTGGAAGAAGCGAAAAGTGCCTGGGAACGCCGGGAGGAAATACACCGGCTGGCTCTTGAAAACAGAATCAAGGCCGATGACTACAAAAAAGACCGGGACCTTCTGGAAACAAAATGGGTGCAAGGCGTGAACCGGCTGGACTTGTCATCTGCAACAGAGCAGGAGTTAGCCGAGTTTGTCAATACAGCCTTAAAAGAAGAAGATAAATTGCTGGATTATTACTTGGACCAGTCTGAAGATAAAAAACCCCGGGTCAAGGGTAATCCCTATTTCAGGCATTACTGGAAAAAAGCGATCAGGGATTTGCGGCCGGAGAAACGTTGA
- a CDS encoding restriction endonuclease — protein sequence MGELIEAEGQAIVSMLHGQGGMTLPKPFERDIFLFDTYIAGTSHIDGMEELEPSLKVEDRLNFFREPDNLHDDKAIAVKTVDGVKIGYVPRKDNEIFSRLMDAGKLLFGEITGKEKQGSWLKIGIKVYLHE from the coding sequence ATGGGCGAACTCATAGAGGCCGAAGGCCAGGCAATCGTCAGCATGCTCCACGGTCAGGGTGGCATGACACTGCCCAAGCCTTTTGAGCGCGACATCTTTCTTTTCGACACCTACATTGCGGGAACCAGCCATATTGATGGGATGGAGGAGCTGGAGCCGTCACTCAAAGTTGAAGACCGCCTGAATTTCTTCCGTGAGCCGGATAACCTCCATGATGACAAGGCCATCGCGGTCAAGACGGTGGATGGCGTCAAAATCGGCTATGTTCCCCGAAAGGATAATGAAATCTTCTCGCGCCTCATGGACGCCGGCAAGCTGCTTTTTGGCGAAATCACCGGCAAAGAGAAGCAAGGTTCCTGGCTGAAAATTGGCATCAAGGTTTATTTGCACGAGTGA
- a CDS encoding PIG-L family deacetylase: MSLTSPGFKKLSALLYVPDGSSALGALQRTSHLAIAAHPDDIEIMAYPAIARCFRNPEEWFTAAIVTDGSVGLRSGPYAGFSDSQFAELRAREQQKAACIGEYSALVMLNYASSEIKDRQNRAVIEDLRELINVCRPGIIYTHNPADKHETHVAVALRVIEALRGLEPPLLPRKLFGCEVWRSLDWMTDQDKVIFDASLYPNLAAALLGVFDSQIGGGKRYDKATEGRRVANATFSESHATDEYQAVTFGMNLTPLIENPDMSVSQYVKEHMDRFSQEVINTLDNLSR; this comes from the coding sequence ATGTCCTTGACTTCTCCGGGCTTCAAAAAGTTGTCTGCCTTGCTTTATGTTCCCGATGGAAGCTCGGCCCTTGGGGCACTCCAGCGCACGAGCCACCTGGCTATCGCAGCCCATCCTGACGATATCGAGATCATGGCCTACCCTGCGATTGCCCGGTGTTTTCGGAATCCCGAAGAGTGGTTTACAGCAGCTATCGTCACGGACGGATCCGTGGGACTCCGAAGCGGTCCTTATGCCGGCTTCTCCGACAGCCAGTTTGCGGAGCTGAGGGCCCGTGAGCAGCAAAAAGCAGCCTGTATCGGTGAATACAGTGCCCTGGTTATGCTCAACTACGCCAGCAGTGAGATCAAGGACAGGCAGAATCGGGCTGTCATCGAAGACCTCAGGGAATTAATAAACGTTTGCCGTCCGGGGATTATCTACACACATAATCCGGCGGACAAGCACGAAACGCATGTGGCAGTCGCCCTCAGAGTCATTGAGGCGCTTCGCGGGCTGGAACCGCCGCTCCTGCCCAGGAAACTATTTGGCTGTGAAGTATGGAGATCGCTTGACTGGATGACCGACCAAGATAAAGTCATATTCGATGCCAGCCTGTATCCCAATCTGGCAGCCGCCCTGCTGGGTGTCTTTGATTCTCAGATTGGCGGCGGCAAGCGTTACGACAAGGCAACCGAAGGGCGACGTGTGGCCAATGCCACTTTCTCCGAGTCACATGCGACGGACGAGTATCAGGCGGTTACTTTTGGCATGAACCTCACGCCACTTATTGAGAATCCCGACATGAGTGTCAGTCAGTACGTCAAGGAACACATGGACCGGTTTTCCCAAGAGGTCATCAACACCCTGGACAATCTGTCCCGGTAA
- a CDS encoding amidohydrolase, translated as MKSLFRQAEEGLPSFIQILERLHRRPELSFHEFETTRFLAEKVKSLGLEIVDLGMETGLVGLLRGSGQGRITAIRADMDAIAVPEAEDHPVRSEMDGVMHACGHDFHMTCALGAASLLSNQKEQLAGDVVFIFQPAEEVTRGAARMLEHGLLDKLPGQVDALFGLHAEPRLPTGQVISSQGFASASKTNFRIRLRGTSGHGGAPQTYKDVIVAGAAMVNALQTIVSRRSDPQKELVCAILTVKAGETEYFVTDTMEMTGTIRAFDEAVASRAEEDLVDIAGKTAAAHGCSCQIEIIREVSSQLNHPSLFPVAAAACHKVFGEANTLTRGPLFMGAEDFSVFGQVIPSHFYWIGTGFPDRENAYQHEADFQIDPAAIPYGVALLAESVLGAMALSDGRKCP; from the coding sequence ATGAAATCCCTTTTCCGGCAGGCGGAAGAAGGCCTGCCCTCTTTTATTCAGATCTTGGAAAGGCTCCATCGCCGTCCCGAATTGAGTTTTCATGAATTTGAGACCACACGGTTTCTGGCAGAAAAGGTCAAGAGCCTGGGTCTTGAAATTGTGGATCTTGGTATGGAAACAGGCCTTGTTGGCCTTTTACGTGGATCCGGCCAGGGGCGGATCACCGCAATCCGGGCCGATATGGACGCCATTGCGGTCCCCGAAGCGGAGGACCACCCGGTTCGTTCGGAAATGGACGGCGTCATGCATGCCTGCGGCCATGACTTCCATATGACCTGCGCCCTGGGCGCGGCCAGTTTGCTTTCCAATCAAAAAGAACAACTCGCCGGCGATGTGGTCTTCATCTTTCAACCAGCTGAGGAGGTCACGCGCGGCGCCGCCCGGATGCTGGAACACGGCTTGCTTGACAAGCTGCCAGGGCAGGTAGACGCACTGTTTGGCCTGCACGCGGAGCCACGCCTTCCGACAGGCCAGGTAATCTCCAGCCAGGGCTTTGCGTCAGCCTCCAAGACCAACTTCCGAATCAGGTTGCGGGGCACAAGCGGGCACGGTGGAGCGCCGCAAACCTACAAGGACGTGATCGTTGCGGGTGCCGCCATGGTGAATGCCCTCCAGACCATCGTCAGCCGCAGGTCGGATCCCCAAAAGGAACTGGTTTGCGCCATCCTTACGGTGAAGGCGGGTGAGACCGAATATTTCGTGACCGATACCATGGAGATGACGGGAACCATCCGAGCCTTCGATGAAGCTGTCGCAAGCCGGGCAGAAGAAGACCTGGTTGACATTGCCGGCAAAACAGCAGCCGCTCACGGCTGTTCCTGTCAGATTGAAATCATCCGGGAGGTCAGCTCCCAGCTCAACCATCCCAGCCTGTTCCCAGTTGCAGCAGCGGCCTGCCACAAAGTGTTCGGCGAAGCAAATACGCTGACGCGCGGTCCCCTGTTTATGGGTGCAGAAGATTTCTCAGTATTCGGCCAGGTCATCCCCTCCCACTTTTATTGGATCGGAACCGGTTTTCCGGACAGGGAGAACGCTTATCAGCATGAAGCGGATTTTCAGATTGATCCCGCCGCGATTCCGTACGGAGTGGCTCTTCTGGCAGAGTCAGTGCTGGGAGCGATGGCTTTATCCGACGGGAGGAAATGTCCTTGA
- a CDS encoding zinc ribbon domain-containing protein, producing MLQSFTRNYEDNSTSAGFQFTFYCDICNDGFKSSFIESETYKRGKGLRGLSQGIGVLGSLVGGRVGNIGYSMERGGNILSERFEGESPEWHKEHQNAFAMAQNEAKRFFHRCHGCHLYVCDACFNENEGLCTDCAPRQEIYVAKARAEAMRRNIDEAGMEATVWKGEIESKVTICPVCGKPAGSGKFCNNCGASMEMKECPRCGAMNAPGVRFCNNCGENLTKPAQSKCPSCGTENPPGVKFCGGCGAKLD from the coding sequence ATGCTTCAATCATTTACCAGGAATTACGAAGATAACTCGACAAGTGCCGGCTTTCAATTTACTTTCTACTGCGACATCTGCAATGATGGATTCAAGAGCAGTTTCATTGAAAGCGAGACATACAAAAGAGGCAAAGGCCTGCGCGGCCTGTCTCAGGGCATCGGCGTGCTGGGGTCGCTTGTGGGCGGCCGGGTCGGCAACATCGGCTATTCGATGGAGCGTGGGGGCAATATTCTTTCCGAACGGTTCGAGGGGGAATCGCCGGAATGGCATAAAGAGCACCAGAACGCCTTTGCCATGGCACAAAATGAGGCAAAACGGTTCTTCCACCGCTGTCACGGCTGCCATCTCTACGTCTGTGATGCTTGTTTCAATGAAAATGAAGGCCTGTGCACCGATTGTGCGCCCAGGCAGGAGATCTATGTTGCCAAGGCCCGGGCTGAAGCCATGCGGCGCAACATCGATGAGGCCGGAATGGAGGCTACGGTTTGGAAGGGCGAGATTGAAAGCAAGGTCACTATCTGCCCTGTTTGCGGAAAGCCAGCCGGTTCGGGCAAATTCTGCAACAACTGCGGGGCCTCCATGGAGATGAAAGAGTGCCCGCGATGCGGCGCTATGAACGCGCCCGGGGTCAGGTTCTGCAATAACTGCGGTGAGAATCTCACAAAGCCCGCTCAGTCGAAGTGCCCTTCATGCGGAACGGAGAATCCACCCGGAGTCAAGTTCTGCGGAGGCTGCGGCGCCAAGCTCGACTAG
- a CDS encoding glycine/betaine ABC transporter substrate-binding protein: MKKLFSLFAVIILTLAIIGGCAGSKEGSDKPIIIYDGEFSEMQIIHQMVKMLVEEHTEASVEIRDQMSPVNSYRSLVKGESDLMNSYDGTLLTTYLKKDVSDVPQGQSLYEYANQVAMERDGTRLLKPLGHENTYAVGVTQELADQYGLESISDLVEVAPLLAFGAEHEFFSEEGSMKYGPFVAFYGLDFKDSKAIEMALKYSAVESGNLDVTIVYSTDGMNKKVGLKVLEDDQDFFAEYNDALLVRDDLFERYREEAPDLEDVLNLLAGQFTNESMTDLTYEIDVNGKTPEEVAKDFLTNQGLIDA; the protein is encoded by the coding sequence ATGAAAAAATTGTTTAGTCTTTTTGCCGTCATCATTTTGACGCTGGCAATAATTGGCGGTTGTGCCGGCAGCAAAGAAGGATCGGACAAACCCATCATTATCTACGATGGTGAGTTTTCCGAGATGCAGATTATCCACCAGATGGTCAAAATGCTGGTTGAAGAACACACGGAGGCCAGCGTTGAGATCCGCGATCAGATGTCACCGGTCAACAGTTATCGGAGCCTGGTCAAAGGCGAGAGCGACTTGATGAACAGTTACGACGGAACGCTCTTGACGACTTACCTTAAAAAGGATGTCTCAGATGTTCCCCAAGGTCAGTCTCTGTACGAATACGCCAACCAGGTAGCCATGGAACGGGATGGCACACGGCTTTTGAAACCGCTCGGTCATGAAAACACCTACGCTGTAGGGGTGACGCAGGAATTGGCAGATCAGTATGGACTCGAGTCCATATCCGATCTGGTAGAAGTGGCGCCCCTGCTTGCTTTCGGTGCGGAGCACGAATTTTTCAGCGAGGAAGGCAGCATGAAATACGGGCCTTTCGTTGCCTTTTACGGACTGGATTTCAAAGACAGCAAAGCGATCGAGATGGCTCTCAAGTATTCTGCGGTAGAAAGCGGGAATCTTGATGTGACCATTGTCTATTCAACGGACGGCATGAATAAAAAAGTCGGATTGAAAGTCTTGGAAGATGATCAGGACTTCTTTGCCGAATACAATGACGCCCTGCTGGTCCGTGATGATCTTTTCGAGCGCTACCGTGAGGAAGCTCCCGACCTGGAGGACGTGCTCAACCTGCTGGCGGGGCAGTTCACCAACGAGAGCATGACCGACTTAACCTATGAGATCGATGTCAACGGCAAAACACCAGAAGAGGTTGCAAAAGACTTTTTGACCAACCAGGGCCTGATCGATGCCTGA
- a CDS encoding ABC transporter permease, whose product MMIKILMEHLYIVFMSVLFSVAVGLPLGVMAYLYRRARKPLLWTSELLQTVPALALLGMVMLVVGAGKLTVIIGLLLYSLLPIVHNTFLGLETIDPGIKRAARGMGMSKMDRLFSVELPLAFPMIFTGIRIATVTSVGIAVFATSVGGGGLGSIINQGIRTQNMKLIARGTLSLMAMAVIFDGAMAWIEKRLNRRASA is encoded by the coding sequence ATGATGATTAAGATTCTCATGGAGCATCTGTACATTGTCTTCATGTCAGTGCTTTTTTCGGTTGCGGTGGGGTTGCCGCTTGGTGTCATGGCCTATCTTTACCGGCGGGCCCGAAAACCCCTGCTCTGGACAAGCGAACTGTTGCAGACTGTGCCGGCCCTGGCACTGCTCGGCATGGTCATGCTTGTGGTCGGTGCAGGGAAACTGACTGTGATCATCGGCCTTCTGCTCTATTCGCTTTTGCCGATCGTTCACAACACCTTCCTGGGATTGGAGACCATCGATCCCGGTATCAAGCGGGCGGCCCGGGGCATGGGAATGTCAAAAATGGACCGCTTGTTCAGCGTGGAGCTGCCCTTGGCCTTCCCCATGATTTTCACGGGCATACGGATTGCTACCGTGACATCTGTGGGAATTGCGGTATTTGCCACTTCCGTAGGGGGCGGCGGGCTCGGATCGATCATCAACCAGGGGATCCGGACTCAGAATATGAAATTGATTGCACGGGGGACACTCTCGCTCATGGCCATGGCTGTCATCTTTGACGGCGCCATGGCTTGGATTGAGAAGCGTCTCAACAGGCGCGCGAGCGCATAA
- a CDS encoding ABC transporter permease — MMSFFQMYGQKILTAIGVHFLYVLVSVSAGFVVALILGILLSRVPGLARLALPVISIFQTVPGVVFIGILFLYIGMKPATVIVALAIYAMFPILKNIYVGLLEVDRNLIEAAKGCGMSPIERLLEVELPLAVPSIIGGLRMATVYTVSWAVLASMIGLGGLGEFIYIGIATNNNALIVAGAVPAAVMAITLSLLIDWAKWRRAGKTGQQ, encoded by the coding sequence ATGATGAGTTTCTTTCAAATGTACGGACAAAAAATTCTGACGGCCATCGGCGTCCATTTCCTGTACGTCCTGGTGTCCGTATCGGCCGGATTCGTGGTTGCCCTGATCCTGGGGATCCTCTTGTCGCGTGTACCGGGCTTGGCCCGCCTGGCCCTGCCTGTCATCTCAATTTTTCAAACAGTGCCCGGGGTGGTCTTCATCGGCATCTTGTTTTTGTACATTGGAATGAAACCGGCCACCGTCATTGTGGCGCTGGCCATCTACGCCATGTTTCCGATCTTGAAGAATATTTATGTCGGTTTGTTGGAAGTTGACCGCAACCTGATCGAAGCCGCTAAAGGTTGCGGCATGTCGCCAATTGAGAGACTCCTTGAAGTTGAGCTTCCTCTGGCGGTCCCCTCGATCATTGGCGGCTTGAGAATGGCCACCGTTTATACGGTGAGCTGGGCCGTCCTGGCCTCCATGATCGGGCTGGGCGGTCTGGGTGAATTCATTTACATCGGCATCGCGACCAATAATAATGCCCTGATTGTCGCCGGTGCCGTTCCGGCGGCTGTCATGGCAATCACGCTGAGTCTTCTGATCGACTGGGCCAAGTGGAGAAGGGCTGGAAAGACAGGTCAACAATGA
- a CDS encoding betaine/proline/choline family ABC transporter ATP-binding protein (Members of the family are the ATP-binding subunit of ABC transporters for substrates such as betaine, L-proline or other amino acids, choline, carnitine, etc. The substrate specificity is best determined from the substrate-binding subunit, rather than this subunit, as it interacts with the permease subunit and not with substrate directly.), producing MIQFENVVKKYGDSVILDHLSFEIEEGEFAVLIGPSGCGKTTTLKSINRLIEPESGRIFVEDRDIMESNPVALRRKIGYVIQEIGLFPNMTVAQNIAVVPKRLKYKKDRIDQITHELLEMVGMSYDEYAHKYPSELSGGQQQRIGVLRALAASPPIVLMDEPFGALDPMTRSVLQDEIIRLHRKLKKTIVFVTHDMDEALKLADTIIFMDEGRIIQMAGPDEMLENPASELIKQFMGKRLATNGVELLTAADFMKPHPASAYRSDGVRKGTEIMARRKIDTLLIKNEDETYAGSVTIGNIKKFGKEARTIGDIPLTPNVITYTTSDAAESFEKLLDADSDFVVVLHQDDTIAGIVTKTSMARAMADALWGDE from the coding sequence ATGATACAGTTTGAAAATGTTGTAAAAAAATACGGGGATTCGGTCATCCTTGACCACCTGAGTTTTGAAATCGAAGAAGGCGAATTCGCCGTGCTGATTGGCCCGAGCGGGTGCGGGAAAACGACCACGCTGAAATCGATCAACCGCCTGATTGAACCCGAATCAGGGAGGATTTTTGTCGAGGACAGGGACATCATGGAGAGCAATCCCGTGGCCCTTCGGCGGAAAATAGGCTACGTCATCCAGGAAATCGGTCTTTTCCCCAACATGACAGTGGCCCAGAACATTGCGGTGGTTCCCAAGCGGCTGAAATACAAAAAGGACCGGATTGACCAGATCACGCACGAACTGCTGGAGATGGTCGGCATGTCCTACGATGAATATGCACACAAATACCCCTCTGAGCTTTCAGGCGGCCAGCAACAGCGTATTGGCGTGCTGAGGGCGCTGGCAGCTTCGCCGCCGATCGTTCTTATGGATGAGCCTTTCGGTGCGCTGGACCCGATGACCCGCAGCGTCCTTCAGGATGAAATCATCCGCCTTCACAGGAAATTGAAGAAGACCATTGTCTTTGTGACGCATGACATGGATGAAGCCTTGAAATTGGCCGATACCATCATCTTCATGGATGAAGGCCGGATTATTCAAATGGCTGGTCCGGACGAAATGCTCGAAAACCCTGCATCGGAATTGATTAAGCAGTTCATGGGCAAGAGGCTGGCAACAAATGGCGTTGAATTACTTACCGCAGCCGATTTTATGAAACCTCATCCCGCCAGCGCCTACCGGAGCGATGGCGTAAGAAAGGGCACGGAGATCATGGCCAGGCGGAAGATTGACACCTTGTTGATCAAAAACGAGGATGAGACCTATGCTGGCTCGGTCACGATCGGTAACATTAAAAAATTCGGTAAAGAAGCCCGGACCATCGGAGACATTCCGCTTACGCCCAATGTGATCACTTATACTACCTCCGATGCCGCCGAAAGCTTTGAAAAACTGCTTGACGCAGACAGTGATTTCGTCGTGGTGCTCCACCAAGACGACACCATCGCGGGAATCGTCACCAAAACCAGTATGGCGCGGGCCATGGCAGATGCCTTGTGGGGTGATGAATGA
- a CDS encoding methylated-DNA--[protein]-cysteine S-methyltransferase, with protein MLYQSVYDSPLGKLVAFSDGQALTGLWFEGQKYYGAGLEGDPVISDQLPVLMQAVSWLDRYFAGAKPQPEELLLDPRGSSFRQAVWKILLGIPYGETMTYGAIASLIARDRGLERMSSRAVGGAVGHNPISIVIPCHRVIGWDGSLTGFGGGLSRKAWLLEHERNGYQAV; from the coding sequence ATGCTCTACCAAAGTGTGTACGATTCTCCCCTTGGGAAACTGGTAGCCTTCAGCGACGGTCAGGCGCTGACAGGCCTTTGGTTCGAGGGGCAGAAATATTATGGGGCAGGCCTGGAAGGGGATCCTGTCATTTCGGACCAGCTGCCAGTTCTCATGCAGGCGGTAAGCTGGCTTGACCGTTATTTCGCAGGCGCAAAACCCCAGCCGGAAGAGCTTCTCCTTGACCCTCGCGGCAGTTCTTTCAGGCAGGCGGTCTGGAAAATCCTGCTTGGCATTCCATACGGTGAAACCATGACCTACGGTGCCATCGCGTCCCTGATAGCTAGGGACAGGGGTCTTGAGCGGATGTCCTCCCGGGCGGTCGGCGGAGCCGTCGGCCACAATCCGATCAGCATTGTGATTCCCTGCCACCGGGTGATCGGTTGGGACGGCAGTCTAACCGGTTTTGGCGGGGGGTTGTCCCGAAAAGCCTGGCTTCTGGAGCATGAAAGAAATGGTTACCAAGCGGTTTGA
- a CDS encoding 3-methyladenine DNA glycosylase 2: MAALTDEGPSIFTRDLPYHPPYEWDRLIAFFEGRAIDGVELIRDHAYWRVVREETEDGEEKSGWIRVTNHPSETLLRITLPQSLGPVLPQIERKVSRMFDLDCDPLPIYDHLRSMNQIKEGLCVPGTRVPGTYDVFEMCVRAVLGQQITVKAARTLASRLASSFGDPVETGIDGLAHTFPHFRSILDMKDAVADTLGPLGVMGQRSRTIYALAEQIQTGFFDPGMIQEAEEWIKALVKVKGVGPWTAHYLAMRTLKWPDAFPSTDYGVKKVLEPRTQKEIRILSDTWRPWRAYATVNIWNSR, translated from the coding sequence ATGGCTGCTTTGACCGATGAGGGCCCATCAATCTTCACCAGGGATTTGCCTTATCATCCGCCTTACGAATGGGATCGCTTGATTGCCTTTTTTGAGGGGCGGGCCATCGATGGGGTCGAACTGATCCGGGACCACGCCTACTGGAGGGTGGTGCGGGAGGAGACGGAGGACGGAGAGGAAAAAAGCGGCTGGATCCGGGTCACCAACCATCCTTCTGAAACTCTTCTCAGGATTACACTGCCGCAAAGCCTCGGGCCGGTTTTACCGCAGATCGAACGCAAAGTCAGCCGGATGTTCGATCTGGACTGCGATCCTCTGCCCATCTACGATCATCTCCGGTCCATGAACCAGATCAAGGAAGGCCTTTGTGTGCCCGGCACCCGGGTTCCCGGCACCTACGATGTCTTCGAAATGTGTGTGCGGGCCGTCCTGGGCCAGCAAATCACGGTCAAGGCAGCCCGGACCCTGGCCTCCCGCCTGGCTTCATCTTTCGGGGATCCGGTGGAGACGGGGATTGACGGTCTGGCACACACATTTCCACATTTTCGCTCAATTCTGGACATGAAGGACGCTGTTGCTGATACCCTGGGCCCTTTGGGGGTGATGGGACAGCGGTCCCGGACCATCTATGCCCTGGCAGAACAGATTCAGACGGGCTTCTTTGATCCGGGGATGATCCAGGAAGCGGAAGAATGGATAAAGGCGCTGGTGAAGGTCAAGGGAGTCGGTCCCTGGACCGCCCACTATCTGGCCATGCGGACCCTCAAATGGCCGGATGCCTTCCCCTCGACCGATTATGGCGTCAAAAAAGTGCTGGAGCCAAGGACACAGAAGGAAATCCGGATCCTTTCGGATACTTGGCGACCCTGGCGGGCCTATGCCACAGTTAACATTTGGAACTCGCGCTAG
- a CDS encoding RNA polymerase sigma factor has translation MEDLDKQIMKLAGGDMDALETLYERTKTAVYGFALSIVRHPQDAEDVMQDTYIRVVQGSGRYHSKGKPMAWILTIVRNLALDKLRTSPDAELPFEDEWVSDSKADFTEAALDRMVLRTVLKELTEEERQIVILRSIEGLKHREIAKLLAIPLGTALSKYHRSLSKLRTILEEEGK, from the coding sequence ATGGAAGACCTTGACAAGCAAATCATGAAATTGGCCGGGGGTGATATGGATGCCCTGGAAACGCTTTACGAAAGAACAAAGACTGCTGTTTACGGCTTCGCACTTTCGATTGTCAGACATCCTCAGGATGCTGAGGATGTCATGCAGGACACCTACATCCGGGTTGTCCAGGGATCCGGCCGCTATCACTCCAAAGGCAAGCCCATGGCCTGGATATTGACTATTGTGAGAAATCTGGCCTTGGACAAGCTGAGAACCAGCCCCGACGCTGAGCTGCCCTTTGAAGATGAATGGGTTTCGGACTCCAAGGCGGATTTCACCGAGGCGGCCCTGGACAGAATGGTACTTCGGACTGTCCTCAAGGAGTTGACCGAGGAAGAGCGCCAGATTGTTATCCTGCGCAGCATCGAAGGGCTGAAGCATCGTGAAATCGCAAAATTGCTGGCAATTCCCTTGGGAACAGCGCTTTCAAAATACCACCGGTCCCTGTCAAAACTCCGAACCATCTTGGAGGAGGAAGGAAAATGA
- a CDS encoding peroxidase, with the protein MDIWLKTLKTETPQEGFELAITLARKGVAYTQPDASIRDRLRPVYSEDADSLTAASQVVAINFQTVAAANNYWKE; encoded by the coding sequence ATGGACATTTGGCTTAAAACATTAAAAACCGAAACACCCCAGGAGGGATTTGAACTGGCCATTACGCTGGCCCGCAAAGGCGTCGCATACACCCAGCCGGACGCTTCGATCCGCGACAGACTGCGCCCGGTATATTCCGAGGATGCCGACAGCCTGACGGCCGCCTCACAGGTCGTGGCCATCAACTTTCAGACGGTCGCAGCCGCCAACAATTACTGGAAAGAGTAA